The Xiphophorus maculatus strain JP 163 A chromosome 21, X_maculatus-5.0-male, whole genome shotgun sequence genome window below encodes:
- the crh gene encoding corticoliberin — protein sequence MKLNLFGTTVILLVAFLPRYECRAIESPGGPLRIPALQSQNSEQQQRQQQEQQQQQSGPILERLGEEYFIRLGNGDSNSFPSLYYPGGSPSIFNRAQQLQLTRRLLQGKVGNIRALIGGFADRGDESMERGRRSEDPPISLDLTFHLLREMMEMSKAEQLAQQAQNNRRMMELFGK from the coding sequence ATGAAGCTCAATTTATTCGGCACCACCGTTATTCTGCTCGTTGCCTTCTTACCGCGCTACGAATGTCGGGCTATTGAGAGCCCAGGCGGTCCCCTGCGCATCCCCGCTCTCCAAAGCCAAAACTCCgaacagcagcagcggcagcagcaggagcagcagcagcagcagtctggCCCCATTCTGGAGCGCCTCGGAGAGGAGTACTTCATCCGGCTGGGAAACGGGGACTCTAACTCTTTCCCATCCTTGTACTATCCCGGCGGATCCCCATCCATCTTCAACAGAgcgcagcagctccagctgacGCGGCGCCTCTTGCAGGGGAAAGTTGGCAACATCAGAGCGCTCATAGGTGGCTTCGCCGACCGCGGGGACGAGTCGATGGAGAGGGGGAGGAGGTCCGAAGACCCACCGATATCCCTGGACCTGACCTTCCACCTGCTGCGGGAGATGATGGAGATGTCCAAGGCGGAACAGCTGGCCCAGCAGGCGCAGAACAACAGAAGGATGATGGAGCTGTTTGGGAAATGA
- the LOC102230448 gene encoding tripartite motif-containing protein 55-like isoform X2 yields the protein MDNLEKQLICPICLEMFTKPVVILPCQHNLCRKCANDVFQAANPYLPTRSGSLTSGGRFRCPSCRHEVVLDRHGVYGLQRNLLVENIIDMFKQESSSSGPTQERKEETPMCDVHEDEKINIYCVTHAVPTCSMCKVFGAHKDCEVAPLGTVYETKRSELSDGIAMMVGNNDRIQGIISQLDEACRVIEENARRQKTKVCEKFDHLYSVLEEKKRQMSQKVTAEQEEKVNYIQGLTKNYGDHLEESCKIVERGIQTMEETEMALFLQNVRDLLKKIEDASSTAHLDKVERGYEKMDHYKVDFRRERKALSNLNFIPDDDDENEEGGDGEAGEGARTVSGGAAVSAPPAQPNAPQQINPSLSPTRSTPST from the exons ATGGACAACTTGGAGAAGCAGCTGATATGTCCCATATGCTTGGAAATGTTTACAAAGCCTGTGGTCATCCTACCCTGCCAGCACAACCTGTGCAGAAAATGTGCCAATGATGTTTTTCAG GCTGCAAACCCATATCTCCCAACCAGAAGTGGTTCGCTGACGTCTGGAGGCCGTTTCCGATGCCCGTCCTGCAGGCACGAGGTGGTTCTGGACAGGCATGGTGTCTACGGCCTGCAGAGAAACCTGCTGGTTGAGAATATTATTGATATGTTCAAGCAGGAGTCAAGCAG CAGCGGCCCAACAcaggagaggaaggaagaaacGCCCATGTGCGACGTTCACGAGGACGAAAAGATCAACATTTACTGTGTAACCCACGCCGTGCCCACATGTTCGATGTGTAAGGTGTTCGGAGCCCACAAAGACTGCGAGGTGGCGCCCCTTGGCACTGTCTATGAGACGAAAAGG TCTGAGCTGAGTGACGGGATAGCCATGATGGTTGGGAACAACGACAGGATCCAAGGCATCATTAGCCAGCTCGATGAAGCCTGTCGTGTCATAGAG GAGAACGCCCGGAGGCAGAAGACGAAGGTGTGCGAGAAGTTTGACCATCTCTACTCCGtgctggaggagaagaagaggcaGATGAGTCAGAAAGTGACGGCCGAGCAGGAAGAGAAGGTGAATTACATCCAGGGCCTCACAAAGAACTACGGAGACCATCTTGAGGAGAGCTGCAAGATCGTGGAGAGGGGGATTCAGACTATGGAGGAGACAGAAATGGCTCTTTTCCTTCAG AATGTAAGGGATCTCCTTAAAAA AATCGAAGACGCATCCAGCACGGCACACTTGGACAAAGTTGAGCGCGGCTATGAGAAAATGGATCACTACAAAGTCGACTTCAGAAGAGAACGCAAGGCTCTCAGCAACCTCAACTTCATCCCAG ACGATGACGACGAGAATGAAGaaggaggagacggagaggcGGGAGAAGGTGCACGGACTGTTTCTGGAGGGGCTGCGGTTTCAGCCCCCCCTGCACAGCCCAATGCCCCCCAGCAAATAAACCCCTCCCTGAGCCCAACCAGGAGCACTCCTTCCACCTAA
- the LOC102230448 gene encoding tripartite motif-containing protein 55-like isoform X1, translating into MDNLEKQLICPICLEMFTKPVVILPCQHNLCRKCANDVFQAANPYLPTRSGSLTSGGRFRCPSCRHEVVLDRHGVYGLQRNLLVENIIDMFKQESSSSSGPTQERKEETPMCDVHEDEKINIYCVTHAVPTCSMCKVFGAHKDCEVAPLGTVYETKRSELSDGIAMMVGNNDRIQGIISQLDEACRVIEENARRQKTKVCEKFDHLYSVLEEKKRQMSQKVTAEQEEKVNYIQGLTKNYGDHLEESCKIVERGIQTMEETEMALFLQNVRDLLKKIEDASSTAHLDKVERGYEKMDHYKVDFRRERKALSNLNFIPDDDDENEEGGDGEAGEGARTVSGGAAVSAPPAQPNAPQQINPSLSPTRSTPST; encoded by the exons ATGGACAACTTGGAGAAGCAGCTGATATGTCCCATATGCTTGGAAATGTTTACAAAGCCTGTGGTCATCCTACCCTGCCAGCACAACCTGTGCAGAAAATGTGCCAATGATGTTTTTCAG GCTGCAAACCCATATCTCCCAACCAGAAGTGGTTCGCTGACGTCTGGAGGCCGTTTCCGATGCCCGTCCTGCAGGCACGAGGTGGTTCTGGACAGGCATGGTGTCTACGGCCTGCAGAGAAACCTGCTGGTTGAGAATATTATTGATATGTTCAAGCAGGAGTCAAGCAG CAGCAGCGGCCCAACAcaggagaggaaggaagaaacGCCCATGTGCGACGTTCACGAGGACGAAAAGATCAACATTTACTGTGTAACCCACGCCGTGCCCACATGTTCGATGTGTAAGGTGTTCGGAGCCCACAAAGACTGCGAGGTGGCGCCCCTTGGCACTGTCTATGAGACGAAAAGG TCTGAGCTGAGTGACGGGATAGCCATGATGGTTGGGAACAACGACAGGATCCAAGGCATCATTAGCCAGCTCGATGAAGCCTGTCGTGTCATAGAG GAGAACGCCCGGAGGCAGAAGACGAAGGTGTGCGAGAAGTTTGACCATCTCTACTCCGtgctggaggagaagaagaggcaGATGAGTCAGAAAGTGACGGCCGAGCAGGAAGAGAAGGTGAATTACATCCAGGGCCTCACAAAGAACTACGGAGACCATCTTGAGGAGAGCTGCAAGATCGTGGAGAGGGGGATTCAGACTATGGAGGAGACAGAAATGGCTCTTTTCCTTCAG AATGTAAGGGATCTCCTTAAAAA AATCGAAGACGCATCCAGCACGGCACACTTGGACAAAGTTGAGCGCGGCTATGAGAAAATGGATCACTACAAAGTCGACTTCAGAAGAGAACGCAAGGCTCTCAGCAACCTCAACTTCATCCCAG ACGATGACGACGAGAATGAAGaaggaggagacggagaggcGGGAGAAGGTGCACGGACTGTTTCTGGAGGGGCTGCGGTTTCAGCCCCCCCTGCACAGCCCAATGCCCCCCAGCAAATAAACCCCTCCCTGAGCCCAACCAGGAGCACTCCTTCCACCTAA